One Pseudomonas muyukensis DNA segment encodes these proteins:
- the livM gene encoding high-affinity branched-chain amino acid ABC transporter permease LivM: MSVANTAQATQTKSFDLKRSLIETVVAGLLALIVFGPVVGVVLDGYSFNAQPARVAWLVGAVMLGRFVLSLFLQTAAGQRIQQGFDSGGSGVHVLAPNYKTRLRYIIPALIVIAIVFPIFANKYLLTVVILGLIYVLLGLGLNIVVGLAGLLDLGYVAFYAIGAYGLALGYQYLGLGFWSVLPLAAIAAALAGCILGFPVLRMHGDYLAIVTLGFGEIIRLVLNNWLSFTGGPNGMPAPSPTFLGLEFGRRAKDGGVPIHEFFGFEYNANLKFVFIYAVLFLVVLAVLYIKHRLTRMPVGRAWEALREDEIACRSMGLNHVLVKLSAFTLGASTAGLAGVFFATYQGFVNPSSFTFFESALILAIVVLGGMGSTVGVVIAAFVLTVAPELLRSFSEYRVLLFGVLMVLMMIWRPRGLIRISRTGVVPRKGVAP, encoded by the coding sequence ATGTCTGTTGCCAATACTGCCCAAGCTACACAAACCAAGAGTTTCGACCTCAAGCGCAGCCTGATCGAAACGGTCGTCGCCGGCCTGCTGGCGCTGATCGTGTTCGGCCCGGTGGTCGGCGTGGTGCTCGACGGCTACAGCTTCAACGCCCAACCCGCGCGCGTGGCCTGGCTGGTCGGCGCGGTGATGCTGGGGCGCTTCGTGCTCAGCCTGTTCCTGCAGACCGCCGCCGGCCAGCGCATCCAGCAAGGCTTCGACAGCGGCGGCTCCGGCGTGCATGTGCTGGCGCCCAACTACAAGACGCGGCTGCGCTACATCATCCCGGCGTTGATCGTGATCGCCATCGTGTTCCCGATCTTCGCCAACAAGTACCTGCTGACGGTGGTCATCCTCGGCCTGATCTACGTGCTGCTGGGCCTGGGCCTGAACATCGTGGTGGGCCTGGCCGGCCTGCTCGACCTTGGCTACGTGGCGTTCTACGCCATCGGCGCCTACGGCCTGGCGCTGGGCTACCAGTACCTGGGCCTGGGCTTCTGGAGCGTGCTGCCACTGGCGGCCATCGCCGCGGCACTGGCCGGATGCATACTCGGCTTCCCGGTGCTACGGATGCATGGCGACTACCTGGCCATCGTCACCCTGGGCTTCGGCGAGATCATCCGCCTGGTGCTGAACAACTGGCTGTCGTTCACCGGCGGCCCCAATGGCATGCCGGCGCCTTCGCCGACCTTCCTGGGCCTGGAGTTCGGCCGCCGGGCCAAGGACGGCGGGGTGCCGATCCATGAGTTCTTCGGCTTCGAATACAACGCCAACCTCAAGTTCGTGTTCATCTACGCGGTGCTGTTCCTGGTGGTGCTGGCGGTGCTGTACATCAAGCACCGGCTGACCCGCATGCCGGTGGGCCGTGCCTGGGAAGCGCTGCGCGAAGACGAGATCGCCTGCCGTTCGATGGGCCTGAACCACGTGCTGGTCAAGCTCTCGGCGTTCACCCTCGGGGCATCCACCGCGGGCCTGGCCGGGGTGTTCTTCGCCACCTACCAGGGCTTCGTCAACCCGTCGTCGTTCACCTTCTTCGAGTCGGCGCTGATCCTGGCCATCGTCGTGCTCGGCGGCATGGGCTCGACCGTGGGCGTGGTGATCGCCGCCTTCGTGCTCACCGTGGCGCCGGAGCTGCTGCGCAGCTTCTCGGAATACCGGGTGCTGCTGTTCGGCGTGCTGATGGTGCTGATGATGATCTGGCGACCGCGGGGGCTGATCCGCATCAGCCGTACCGGCGTGGTCCCGCGTAAAGGAGTGGCGCCATGA
- a CDS encoding ABC transporter ATP-binding protein encodes MSAPILELKDLDVFYGPIQALKKVSMHIDEGETVSLIGANGAGKSTLLMSIFGQPRAASGQIVYRGTDITRKSSHYIASNGIAQSPEGRRVFPDMTVEENLMMGTIPIGDKHADADMQRMYELFPRLKERRNQRAMTMSGGEQQMLAIARALMSRPKLLLLDEPSLGLAPIVVKQIFATLRELAQTGMTIFLVEQNANHALKLSDRAYVMVNGQIRMTGTGQELLVNEEVRSAYLGGH; translated from the coding sequence ATGAGTGCACCCATTCTCGAGCTGAAGGACCTGGACGTGTTCTACGGGCCGATCCAGGCGCTGAAGAAGGTCTCGATGCACATCGACGAGGGCGAGACGGTGAGCCTGATCGGCGCCAACGGCGCGGGCAAGTCGACGTTGCTGATGTCGATCTTCGGCCAGCCGCGGGCGGCGTCCGGGCAGATCGTCTACCGCGGTACCGACATCACCCGCAAGTCGTCGCACTACATCGCCTCCAACGGCATCGCCCAGTCCCCGGAAGGGCGCCGGGTGTTCCCCGACATGACCGTCGAGGAAAACCTGATGATGGGCACCATTCCCATTGGCGACAAGCACGCCGATGCCGACATGCAGCGCATGTACGAGCTGTTCCCACGGCTCAAGGAGCGACGCAACCAGCGGGCGATGACCATGTCCGGCGGTGAGCAGCAGATGCTGGCGATTGCCCGGGCGTTGATGAGCCGGCCCAAGCTGCTGCTGCTCGACGAGCCGTCGCTGGGGCTGGCGCCGATCGTGGTCAAGCAGATCTTCGCGACCCTGCGCGAGCTGGCGCAGACCGGCATGACCATCTTCCTGGTCGAGCAGAACGCCAACCATGCGCTGAAGCTGTCGGACCGCGCCTACGTGATGGTCAACGGGCAGATCCGCATGACCGGTACCGGGCAGGAGCTGTTGGTCAACGAGGAGGTGCGCAGCGCCTATCTGGGCGGGCACTGA
- a CDS encoding branched-chain amino acid ABC transporter substrate-binding protein — MSQTFYKKGFLALAVATALGVSSYVQADIKIGVAGPMTGANAAFGEQYMKGAQAAADVINKAGGVNGEKIVLVKGDDACEPKQAVSVANRLVDQDKVIGVVGHFCSSNTIPASEVYDEAGVIAITPGSTNPQVTERGLNAMFRMCGRDDQQGIVAGNYIVDVLKGKKVVVLHDKDTYGQGLADATKAQLIKRGVTPVLYEGLTRGEKDFSAVVTKIRAAGADVVYFGGLHPEAGPLVRQLREQGLKDVAFMSDDGIVTDELVATAGGAQYTNGVYMTFGADPRLLPDSKAVVEEFRKNGTEPEGYTLYAYASVQALAAAFNGAKSNKGEDAAKWLKANPVKTVMGEKKWDSKGDLTVSDYVVYQWDANGKYHQLEKQQ, encoded by the coding sequence ATGTCGCAGACGTTTTACAAGAAAGGTTTCCTGGCACTGGCCGTGGCCACGGCCCTGGGTGTTTCTTCGTATGTTCAGGCCGACATCAAGATCGGCGTCGCGGGCCCGATGACCGGGGCCAACGCAGCGTTTGGCGAGCAGTACATGAAAGGTGCGCAGGCCGCGGCCGATGTGATCAACAAGGCCGGTGGCGTGAATGGCGAGAAGATCGTCCTGGTCAAGGGCGATGACGCCTGCGAGCCCAAGCAGGCGGTATCGGTGGCCAACCGCCTGGTCGACCAGGACAAGGTGATCGGCGTGGTCGGCCACTTCTGTTCCTCCAACACCATTCCCGCCTCCGAGGTCTACGACGAGGCCGGCGTGATCGCCATCACCCCCGGTTCGACCAACCCGCAGGTCACCGAGCGCGGCCTGAACGCCATGTTCCGCATGTGCGGCCGTGACGACCAGCAGGGCATCGTCGCCGGCAACTACATCGTCGATGTGCTCAAGGGCAAGAAGGTGGTGGTGCTGCATGACAAGGACACCTATGGCCAGGGCCTGGCCGACGCGACCAAGGCGCAGTTGATCAAGCGCGGCGTCACCCCGGTGCTGTACGAGGGCCTGACCCGCGGCGAGAAGGACTTCAGCGCCGTGGTCACCAAGATCCGCGCCGCCGGTGCCGATGTCGTCTACTTCGGCGGCCTGCACCCCGAGGCCGGCCCGCTGGTGCGCCAGCTGCGCGAACAGGGCCTGAAGGACGTTGCGTTCATGTCCGACGATGGCATCGTCACCGACGAACTGGTGGCCACCGCTGGCGGCGCCCAGTACACCAACGGCGTGTACATGACCTTCGGCGCCGACCCGCGCCTGCTGCCCGACAGCAAGGCGGTGGTCGAGGAGTTCCGCAAGAACGGCACCGAGCCGGAAGGCTACACCCTGTACGCCTATGCCTCGGTCCAGGCCCTGGCCGCCGCGTTCAACGGCGCCAAGTCGAACAAGGGCGAAGACGCCGCCAAGTGGCTCAAGGCCAACCCGGTCAAGACCGTCATGGGCGAGAAGAAGTGGGACAGCAAGGGCGACCTGACCGTCTCCGACTACGTGGTCTACCAGTGGGATGCCAACGGCAAGTACCACCAGCTGGAAAAACAACAATAA
- a CDS encoding AGE family epimerase/isomerase: MSDPCPALTRFRQHFAERIVPLWQGPGWNADMALPFEALDAEHRPLPVQRYRAMACARQLYLFSSRIEQPGAAQRAAALLRSLQKHFHDAEHGGWFYSIDAQGKPLDRRKDLYTHAFIVFACAHYWGKVGDGLVEATLNGALEVIAGQFARDDGLYEASLGEDWADLGSGPLQNPQMHLAEAFLQVLAVREDEPVRQALLQLCDALQAQFIDPAHGLMLEKPRGAVDNWFEPGHQFEWFYLLDTSPLLRGTALHASITRAFDYAEQCGVKDSAVLAMLDVDGKVIDATQRIWAQAEYVRALALRPDSEAKLLAQLQVLASRFLHEGGWHECRDGAGTVSRHDMPSTTPYHLATCLEGLQRLN, encoded by the coding sequence ATGTCCGACCCCTGCCCTGCATTGACCCGTTTCCGCCAGCATTTCGCCGAGCGCATCGTGCCGCTGTGGCAGGGGCCTGGCTGGAACGCCGACATGGCCCTGCCCTTCGAGGCCCTCGACGCCGAGCACCGGCCACTGCCGGTGCAGCGCTACCGGGCCATGGCCTGCGCCCGCCAGTTGTACCTGTTCAGCAGCCGCATCGAGCAACCGGGCGCGGCGCAGCGCGCGGCAGCGCTGTTGCGCTCGCTGCAAAAGCATTTCCATGACGCCGAGCACGGCGGCTGGTTCTACAGCATCGACGCCCAGGGCAAGCCGCTGGACCGGCGCAAGGACCTCTACACCCACGCCTTCATCGTTTTCGCCTGCGCCCACTACTGGGGCAAGGTCGGCGACGGGCTGGTCGAAGCCACGCTCAATGGCGCGCTGGAAGTGATCGCCGGGCAGTTCGCCCGCGACGACGGCCTGTACGAGGCCAGCCTCGGCGAAGACTGGGCGGACCTGGGCAGCGGGCCGCTGCAGAACCCGCAGATGCACTTGGCCGAAGCCTTCTTGCAGGTGCTGGCCGTGCGTGAGGACGAGCCAGTGCGCCAGGCACTGCTGCAACTGTGCGACGCCTTGCAGGCGCAGTTCATCGACCCGGCCCACGGGCTGATGCTGGAGAAACCGCGCGGGGCTGTGGATAACTGGTTCGAGCCGGGCCATCAGTTCGAGTGGTTCTACCTGCTGGACACCTCGCCGCTGCTGCGCGGGACAGCGCTGCACGCCTCCATCACCCGCGCCTTCGACTACGCCGAGCAGTGCGGAGTGAAGGATTCGGCAGTGCTGGCGATGCTGGATGTGGACGGTAAGGTCATCGACGCGACCCAGCGGATCTGGGCGCAAGCCGAATACGTGCGGGCGCTGGCCTTGCGGCCGGACAGCGAAGCGAAGTTGCTGGCGCAGCTACAGGTGCTGGCGTCGCGGTTCCTGCATGAAGGCGGCTGGCATGAGTGCCGTGATGGCGCGGGGACGGTGAGCCGCCATGACATGCCTTCGACTACCCCTTATCACCTGGCGACCTGCCTCGAAGGCTTGCAGCGCCTGAACTGA
- a CDS encoding TetR family transcriptional regulator produces MLPRAEQKLQTRQALLDAACLLMESGRGFGSISLREVAKAAGIVPTGFYRHFPDMDALGLALVAEVDTTFRQTIRLVRHNEFELGGITDASVRIFLDVVTAHRAQFLFLAREQYGGSQAVRQAIARLRQDISSDLATDLARMPRWQHLDGAALTVMADLVVKTVFATLPELIDSNDPANPQAMSAQEKITQQLRFIFVGARHWQGLGNPG; encoded by the coding sequence ATGCTGCCGCGCGCCGAACAGAAGCTGCAAACCCGCCAGGCCCTGCTGGATGCCGCCTGCCTGCTCATGGAGAGCGGCCGAGGCTTTGGCAGTATCAGCCTGCGTGAGGTGGCCAAGGCCGCTGGCATCGTGCCCACCGGTTTCTATCGCCACTTCCCCGACATGGACGCCCTGGGCCTGGCCCTGGTGGCCGAGGTCGATACCACGTTCCGCCAGACCATCCGCCTGGTGCGCCACAACGAATTCGAGCTGGGTGGCATCACCGACGCCTCGGTGCGCATCTTCCTCGATGTGGTCACCGCCCACCGCGCGCAGTTCCTGTTCCTCGCCCGCGAGCAATACGGCGGCTCGCAAGCGGTGCGCCAGGCCATCGCCCGCCTGCGCCAGGACATCAGCTCGGACCTGGCCACCGACCTTGCGCGCATGCCGCGCTGGCAGCACCTGGACGGCGCCGCCCTGACGGTAATGGCCGACCTGGTGGTCAAGACCGTGTTCGCCACCCTGCCGGAGCTGATCGACAGCAACGACCCGGCCAATCCACAGGCCATGAGCGCGCAGGAAAAGATCACCCAGCAGCTGCGCTTCATCTTCGTCGGCGCTCGGCACTGGCAGGGGCTGGGCAATCCAGGCTGA
- the pncB gene encoding nicotinate phosphoribosyltransferase: MSESAFAERIVHNLLDTDFYKLTMMQAVLHNYPDADVEWEFRCRNGEDLRPYLGEIRHQLELLAELTLDDGQLAFLERISFLKPDFLRFLRLFRFNLRYVRIGIDNDQLFLRLKGPWLHVILFEVPLLAIISEVRNRQLHPRMRLSEARDQLHRKFDWLRAHASADELAELQVADFGTRRRFSSRVQAEVVQVLRDDFPGRFVGTSNVDLAWKLDIKPLGTMAHEWIMAHQQLGPRLIDSQIAALDCWVREYRGLLGIALTDCITMDAFLKDFDLYFAKLFDGLRHDSGEPVQWAEKAIAHYQKLGIDPMTKTLVFSDGLNLTRSLEIFRALRGRINVSFGIGTNLTCDIPGVAPMSIVLKMTDCNGSPVAKISDEAAKTQCRDANFVAYLRHVFKVPSKE, from the coding sequence ATGAGCGAGAGCGCATTCGCCGAGCGCATCGTGCACAACCTGCTCGACACCGACTTCTACAAACTGACGATGATGCAGGCCGTGCTGCACAACTACCCGGACGCCGACGTCGAATGGGAGTTTCGCTGCCGTAATGGCGAGGACCTGCGCCCCTACCTGGGCGAGATCCGCCACCAGCTCGAGCTGCTCGCCGAGCTCACCCTGGATGACGGCCAGCTGGCCTTCCTCGAGCGCATCAGTTTCCTCAAGCCAGACTTCCTGCGCTTCCTGCGCCTGTTCCGCTTCAACCTGCGCTACGTGCGCATCGGCATCGACAACGACCAGCTGTTCCTGCGCCTGAAAGGCCCATGGCTGCATGTGATCCTGTTCGAGGTGCCGTTGCTGGCGATCATCAGCGAGGTGCGCAACCGCCAGCTGCATCCGCGCATGCGCCTGAGCGAAGCCCGCGACCAGCTGCACCGCAAGTTCGACTGGCTGCGCGCCCATGCCAGCGCCGACGAGCTGGCCGAGTTGCAAGTGGCTGACTTCGGCACCCGTCGGCGCTTCTCCAGCCGGGTCCAGGCCGAGGTGGTGCAGGTGTTGCGCGATGACTTCCCGGGGCGCTTCGTTGGCACCAGCAACGTCGACCTGGCCTGGAAGCTGGACATCAAGCCGCTGGGCACCATGGCCCACGAATGGATCATGGCCCACCAGCAACTCGGCCCACGGCTGATCGACAGCCAGATCGCCGCCCTGGACTGCTGGGTGCGCGAGTATCGTGGGCTGCTTGGCATCGCCCTGACCGACTGCATCACCATGGATGCCTTCCTGAAGGATTTCGACCTGTACTTCGCCAAGCTGTTCGATGGCCTGCGCCACGACTCGGGCGAGCCGGTACAGTGGGCGGAAAAGGCCATCGCCCATTACCAGAAGCTCGGCATCGACCCGATGACCAAGACCCTGGTGTTCTCCGACGGCCTGAACCTGACCCGTTCGCTGGAAATCTTCCGCGCCCTGCGCGGGCGCATCAACGTCAGCTTCGGCATCGGCACCAACCTGACCTGCGATATTCCGGGCGTGGCGCCAATGAGCATCGTGCTGAAAATGACCGACTGCAACGGCTCGCCGGTGGCGAAGATCTCCGACGAAGCCGCCAAGACCCAGTGCCGCGACGCCAACTTCGTCGCCTACCTGCGTCACGTATTCAAAGTCCCCAGCAAGGAGTAA
- a CDS encoding ABC transporter ATP-binding protein: MSDEIILSVDNLMMQFGGIKALSDVSLKVKRNQIFALIGPNGAGKTTVFNCLTGFYKASGGRIELNVRGSTTNVIQLLGERFQVADFVSPARLANRLYYKMFGGTHLVNRAGLARTFQNIRLFKEMSVVENLLVAQHMWVNRNLLAGVLNTPGYRKAESDALDHAFYWLEVVDLVDCANRLAGELSYGQQRRLEIARAMCTRPKIICLDEPAAGLNPQETEALSRMIRVLRDEHDITVVLIEHDMGMVMSISDHIVVLDHGNVIAEGAPQDIRNNPTVIAAYLGADEEELV, encoded by the coding sequence ATGAGCGACGAAATCATTCTGTCGGTCGACAACCTGATGATGCAGTTCGGCGGGATCAAGGCGCTCAGCGATGTCAGCCTGAAAGTGAAGCGCAACCAGATCTTCGCCCTGATCGGCCCCAACGGCGCCGGCAAGACCACCGTGTTCAACTGCCTGACCGGCTTCTACAAGGCCAGTGGCGGGCGCATCGAGCTGAACGTGCGCGGCAGCACCACCAATGTCATCCAGCTACTGGGCGAACGCTTCCAGGTGGCAGACTTCGTGTCCCCGGCACGCTTGGCCAACCGCCTGTACTACAAGATGTTCGGCGGCACCCACCTGGTCAACCGCGCAGGTCTTGCGCGGACGTTCCAGAACATCCGCCTGTTCAAGGAAATGTCGGTGGTGGAGAACCTGCTGGTGGCCCAGCACATGTGGGTCAACCGCAACCTGCTGGCCGGGGTGCTCAACACCCCCGGCTACCGCAAGGCCGAGAGCGACGCGCTGGACCATGCCTTCTACTGGCTGGAGGTGGTCGACCTGGTGGACTGCGCCAACCGCCTGGCCGGCGAGCTGTCGTATGGCCAGCAGCGGCGCCTGGAAATCGCCCGGGCCATGTGCACCCGGCCGAAGATCATCTGCCTGGACGAGCCGGCCGCCGGCCTCAACCCCCAGGAAACCGAGGCGCTCAGCCGCATGATCCGCGTGCTGCGCGACGAGCACGACATCACCGTGGTGCTGATCGAGCACGACATGGGCATGGTCATGAGCATCTCCGACCATATCGTCGTGCTCGACCACGGCAACGTGATCGCCGAGGGCGCGCCACAGGACATCCGCAACAACCCGACGGTGATCGCCGCCTACCTGGGTGCCGACGAAGAGGAACTGGTATGA
- a CDS encoding SDR family oxidoreductase encodes MTSTVFITGATSGFGEATARRFADAGWKLVLTGRRKERLDALCEELSAKTEVHGLVVDVRDRQAMEAAIASLPPSFDKLQGLVNNAGLALGVDAAQNCSLDDWETMVDTNIKGLMYTTRLLLPRLIAHGRGASILNVGSVAGNYPYPGANVYGGTKAFVGQFSLSLRCDLRGTGVRVSNIEPGLCESEFSLVRFGGDQAKYDATYAGAEPIQPQDIAETIFWILNQPAHININSLELMPVSQDWAGFSITRR; translated from the coding sequence ATGACGTCCACCGTATTCATCACTGGCGCGACTTCCGGTTTCGGCGAGGCCACCGCCCGCCGGTTCGCCGACGCCGGCTGGAAACTGGTGCTCACCGGTCGACGCAAGGAGCGTCTGGATGCGCTGTGCGAAGAGCTTTCGGCCAAGACCGAAGTGCACGGCCTGGTGGTCGATGTGCGTGATCGCCAGGCGATGGAGGCTGCCATCGCCAGCCTGCCGCCAAGCTTCGACAAGCTCCAGGGCCTGGTCAACAACGCCGGCCTGGCGCTGGGCGTCGATGCCGCGCAGAACTGCAGCCTGGACGACTGGGAAACCATGGTCGACACCAACATCAAGGGCCTGATGTACACCACCCGCCTGCTGCTGCCGCGGCTGATCGCCCATGGGCGCGGCGCATCGATCCTCAACGTCGGTTCGGTGGCGGGCAACTATCCGTACCCGGGCGCCAACGTCTATGGCGGCACCAAGGCCTTCGTCGGCCAGTTCTCGCTGAGCTTGCGCTGCGACCTGCGCGGCACCGGGGTACGGGTGAGCAACATCGAGCCTGGGTTGTGCGAAAGCGAGTTCTCGCTGGTGCGCTTCGGCGGCGACCAGGCCAAGTACGATGCGACTTATGCCGGTGCCGAGCCGATCCAGCCGCAGGATATCGCCGAGACCATCTTCTGGATTCTCAACCAGCCGGCGCACATCAACATCAACAGCCTCGAGCTGATGCCGGTGAGCCAGGACTGGGCTGGGTTCTCCATCACCCGCCGCTGA
- a CDS encoding ABC transporter permease subunit → MDGIFLQQLVNGLTLGSVYGLIAIGYTMVYGIIGMINFAHGEVYMISAYLAAISLALLAYFGIESFPLLMLGTLLFTVVVTGVYGFTIERIAYKPLRNSTRLAPLISAIGISLILQNYAQISQGARQQGVPTLLEGAMRVEVGTGFVQLTYTKIFILVAAFVGMGLLTYVIKYTKLGRMCRATQQDRKMASILGINTDRVISYVFVIGAVMAALAGVLITMNYGTFDFYAGFIIGIKAFTAAVLGGIGSLPGAMLGGIILGISESLFSGMINSDYKDVFSFSLLVIILIFRPQGLLGRPLVAKV, encoded by the coding sequence ATGGATGGTATTTTCCTGCAGCAACTGGTCAACGGCCTGACCCTCGGGTCGGTCTACGGCCTGATCGCCATCGGCTACACAATGGTCTATGGCATCATCGGCATGATCAACTTCGCGCACGGCGAGGTGTACATGATCTCCGCGTACCTGGCGGCGATCAGCCTGGCATTGCTGGCCTATTTCGGCATCGAGTCGTTTCCGCTGCTGATGCTCGGCACGCTGTTGTTCACCGTTGTCGTCACCGGCGTCTATGGCTTCACCATCGAACGCATCGCCTACAAACCCCTGCGCAACTCCACCCGCCTGGCGCCCTTGATCAGCGCCATCGGTATTTCGCTGATCCTGCAGAACTACGCGCAGATCAGCCAGGGCGCCCGCCAGCAAGGCGTGCCGACCCTGCTCGAAGGGGCCATGCGCGTCGAGGTGGGCACAGGCTTCGTGCAACTGACCTACACCAAGATCTTCATTCTCGTGGCCGCCTTCGTCGGCATGGGCCTGCTCACCTACGTGATCAAGTACACCAAGCTCGGACGCATGTGCCGGGCTACCCAGCAAGACCGCAAGATGGCCTCGATCCTCGGCATCAACACCGACCGGGTGATTTCCTACGTGTTCGTCATCGGTGCGGTGATGGCCGCGCTGGCCGGCGTGCTGATCACCATGAACTACGGCACCTTCGACTTCTACGCCGGCTTCATCATCGGCATCAAGGCGTTCACCGCCGCGGTGCTCGGCGGCATCGGCTCGCTGCCGGGGGCCATGCTCGGCGGGATCATCCTGGGGATCTCCGAGTCGCTGTTCTCGGGCATGATCAACTCCGACTACAAGGACGTGTTCAGCTTCTCGCTGCTGGTGATCATCCTCATCTTCCGTCCACAAGGCCTGCTGGGCCGCCCACTCGTGGCTAAGGTGTGA
- a CDS encoding phage infection protein, translated as MKRHLLLSLTLSVLAANAFALPAADQHLNAESRSSAATVAQPLNTLAEGGAERLQERAGRVAEGGSDRLIERNNRVAEGGSDRLIERNNRVAEGGSDRLIERSNRVAEGGSDRLIERSNRVAEGGAERLNERNNRVAEGGSDRLVELSRVS; from the coding sequence ATGAAACGCCATCTGCTGCTGAGCCTGACCCTGTCTGTCCTTGCTGCCAACGCTTTCGCCCTGCCGGCCGCCGACCAGCACCTGAACGCCGAATCGCGCTCCAGCGCGGCCACTGTCGCGCAACCGCTGAACACCTTGGCAGAAGGTGGCGCCGAACGCCTGCAAGAACGCGCAGGCCGCGTTGCCGAAGGTGGCTCGGACCGCCTGATCGAACGCAACAACCGTGTCGCCGAAGGGGGCTCGGACCGCCTGATCGAACGCAACAACCGTGTCGCCGAAGGTGGCTCGGACCGCCTGATCGAACGCAGCAACCGTGTCGCCGAAGGGGGCTCGGATCGCCTGATCGAACGCAGCAACCGTGTCGCCGAGGGTGGCGCAGAGCGCCTGAACGAACGTAACAACCGCGTGGCCGAAGGTGGCTCGGATCGTCTGGTCGAACTCAGCCGCGTGAGCTGA